A genomic window from Lycium barbarum isolate Lr01 chromosome 4, ASM1917538v2, whole genome shotgun sequence includes:
- the LOC132634823 gene encoding putative glucose-6-phosphate 1-epimerase encodes MDHSAADKDFKAVEVVKDKNGVDQVLLRNRRGASVRVSLHGGQVLSWKTDQGEELLFISSKATFKPPTAVRGGIPICFPQFGNRGSLEQHGFARNRMWVIDDSPPPLHPNDSNGKTYIDLLLKSTDDDLKIWPHGFEFRLRVTLAVDGCLTLISRIRNINCKPFSFSIAYHTYFAVSDISEVRVEGLETLDYLDNLCNRDRFTEQGDALTFESEVDRVYLSSNDVIAVFDHEKKRTFQIRKDGLPDVVVWNPWEKKSKAIADFGDEEYKHMLCVDGAAIEKPIPLKPGEEWTGRLELSVTPTS; translated from the exons ATGGATCATTCTGCAGCAGATAAGGATTTTAAAGCTGTTGAAGTTGTAAAGGATAAGAATGGAGTTGATCAAGTTTTGCTTCGAAATCGACGTGGCGCCTCTGTTCGA GTTAGCCTTCATGGAGGACAGGTTCTATCATGGAAGACTGACCAGGGTGAAGAATTACTTTTTATAAGCAGCAAG GCAACTTTTAAGCCGCCAACAGCTGTGAGGGGAGGGATTCCCATTTGTTTTCCACAG TTTGGAAACCGGGGCTCCCTTGAGCAACATGGATTTGCCAGAAATCGGATGTGGGTCATTGACGATAGCCCTCCCCCACTGCACCCTAATGATTCCAATGGAAAAACATATATCGACTTACTACTTAAATCTACTGACGATGATCTTAAAATCTGGCCTCATGG TTTTGAATTCCGCCTGAGAGTGACTTTGGCTGTTGATGGATGTCTTACCCTGATATCACGCATCAGGAATATCAATTGCAAGCCTTTTAGTTTCTCCATTGCATACCATACGTATTTTGCTGTCTCAGATATCAG TGAAGTGAGAGTGGAAGGCTTGGAGACTCTTGACTACCTTGACAACTTGTGCAACAGAGACCGTTTCACAGAGCAAGGAGATGCCTTAACATTTGAATCCGAG GTGGATCGAGTTTATCTTAGTTCAAATGATGTGATAGCAGTTTTCGATCACGAGAAAAAGAGGACTTTTCAGATAAGGAAGGACGGGCTTCCTGATGTTG TTGTTTGGAATCCATGGGAGAAGAAATCTAAAGCCATAGCAGATTTCGGAGATGAAGAGTACAAGCATATGCTTTGTGTAGACGGAGCAGCAATCGAGAAACCAATCCCCTTGAAACCAGGTGAAGAATGGACAGGAAGGTTGGAGCTGTCTGTCACACCTACAAGTTGA
- the LOC132634824 gene encoding hydroxyproline O-galactosyltransferase HPGT1-like isoform X3, with the protein MELGKASQEGFVSKHLLDNNGKDSKKKLLAVVGVSTKFGNKKNRDAIRKAWMPTDWIAVEFPSNIIDLVLIRSICSAALKKLEEEKGIVIRFVIGRSSNRGDSSDRAIDDESRHSNDFIILNDHVESPQEQSKKTKSFFAHAVQHWDAEFYAKVNDNVYVNLDAVGTVLASYLDKPRAYIGCMKSGEVFSQPEQKWYEPEWWKFGDGKSYFRHASGEIFAISKALAQFISINRSILRTYAHDDVSAGSWFIGVDVKHVDEGKFCCSSGSVCAAA; encoded by the exons ATGGAACTGGGTAAAGCCAGTCAGGAAGGTTTTGTATCGAAGCATCTACTGGATAACAATGGGAAGGATTCAAAGAAAAAGCTTCTAGCTGTTGTAGGTGTCTCTACAAAGTTTGGCAACAAGAAAAACAGAGATGCAATTCGCAAAGCATGGATGCCTACTG ACTGGATTGCTGTTGAATTCCCTAGCAATATCATTGATCTTGTCCTAATCAGAAGTATCTGCA GTGCTGCTCTTAAAAAATTAGAGGAGGAGAAAGGTATCGTAATACGATTCGTCATAGGAAGAAG TTCAAATCGTGGAGACAGTTCAGATAGAGCCATTGATGATGAGAGCAGGCATTCCAATGACTTCATCATTCTT AATGATCATGTGGAGTCCCCCCAAGAGCAATCAAAGAAAACAAAGTCATTTTTTGCTCATGCTGTTCAGCATTGGGATGCTGAGTTTTATGCCAAGGTCAACGACAATGTCTATGTTAATTTAG ATGCTGTTGGAACAGTACTTGCCAGCTATTTGGATAAGCCTCGTGCCTACATAGGGTGTATGAAATCTGGCGAAGTTTTCTCACAGCC GGAACAGAAATGGTATGAACCAGAGTGGTGGAAATTTGGGGATGGAAAATC ATACTTCAGGCATGCGTCCGGTGAAATATTTGCCATATCAAAGGCGTTGGCTCAATTTATTTCTATCAACAG ATCAATACTTCGCACATATGCTCATGATGATGTGAGTGCTGGATCCTGGTTCATCGGCGTTGATGTGAAGCATGTTGATGAAGGGAAGTTCTGCTGTTCTTCAG GGTCTGTTTGCGCAGCAGCTTGA